A single genomic interval of Aureliella helgolandensis harbors:
- a CDS encoding serine hydrolase domain-containing protein, producing MPLKTLYCLLVALTVVIPLAPLAAQSEIAAAASLPRSTPESQGVSTKAIREFIERADQEVQSLHSMMLVRHGQVVAEAWWAPESADKPHVLWSLSKSFTSTAVGLAVAEGKLSVDDLVLSFFPDESPAEPSANLKSMRVRDLLTMTAGHQAEVKLTKEEPWTKSFLEHEVPHKPGTHFQYNTPATYMLSAIVQKVTGQTVLEYLQPRLFDPLGISAPRWDASPQGISIGGYGLFLKTEDLAKFGQLYLQHGQWEGEQIVPAQWIAQATSKQVSNGSDPSRDWDQGYGFQFWRCRHNAFRGDGMNGQFCVVLPDEDAVVVMTANARDLQGQLSLVWELLLPGMHDAALPEASAEEQEQLRALIGTLKADR from the coding sequence GTGCCGCTGAAAACACTTTATTGCTTACTGGTCGCTTTAACGGTCGTTATTCCCCTCGCGCCCCTCGCCGCGCAGTCTGAGATTGCTGCAGCCGCCTCCCTGCCACGTAGCACGCCCGAATCACAGGGAGTCTCTACCAAGGCGATTCGCGAGTTCATCGAGCGGGCAGATCAGGAAGTCCAATCGCTCCATAGCATGATGCTGGTGCGGCATGGCCAGGTGGTGGCCGAGGCGTGGTGGGCACCCGAGTCCGCCGACAAGCCACACGTGCTGTGGTCGTTGAGCAAGAGCTTTACTTCTACTGCAGTCGGGCTGGCCGTTGCCGAAGGCAAGTTGAGCGTCGACGATTTAGTGCTCTCCTTCTTTCCCGATGAGAGTCCGGCGGAACCCTCGGCGAATCTCAAGTCGATGCGAGTCCGCGATCTGCTCACCATGACAGCCGGTCATCAGGCAGAGGTGAAGTTGACGAAAGAAGAACCGTGGACGAAGAGTTTTCTGGAGCATGAAGTCCCCCACAAGCCCGGTACCCACTTTCAGTACAACACCCCTGCGACTTACATGCTCTCAGCAATTGTACAGAAGGTTACCGGACAAACGGTGCTCGAGTACTTGCAACCACGATTGTTTGATCCCTTGGGGATATCCGCACCACGTTGGGACGCTAGCCCGCAAGGGATCTCAATTGGCGGCTACGGGCTCTTTTTAAAAACCGAAGACCTTGCCAAATTTGGACAACTCTACTTGCAGCATGGGCAGTGGGAGGGCGAGCAAATTGTTCCAGCACAGTGGATTGCCCAAGCCACCTCCAAGCAGGTTTCCAACGGTAGTGATCCGAGTCGGGATTGGGATCAAGGGTACGGTTTCCAGTTCTGGCGCTGTCGGCACAACGCCTTCCGTGGTGACGGGATGAACGGGCAATTTTGCGTGGTCCTGCCCGACGAAGATGCAGTGGTTGTAATGACGGCCAACGCACGCGATCTTCAGGGGCAATTGAGCCTCGTCTGGGAGTTGCTATTGCCCGGAATGCACGACGCGGCCCTGCCCGAGGCAAGTGCTGAAGAGCAGGAGCAGCTGCGAGCGCTGATCGGTACGCTGAAAGCCGACCGCTAA
- a CDS encoding formyltransferase family protein — protein MEIVVTAVGPDHAGLADPIIHEATAQGASIAEIQMYDHDEAAVFAMMCRLKIDASRWDSIRSKMLDIGAEKELSVRVWTPTPPNRKARLAICTTYQESTPRAMLQAIADGVIDAEATVMLGNRQKCAKLAEEFGVPWHNIGQADGAANEAAFVELLDEYAVDYVILARYMRVLPPDTCWKFAGGRIINLHHGLLPSFPGFRPYHDAYAARMLTFGATCHFIVPELDAGNQTINQSTFSVPPGTKLDAIIQQGQEVNEPRCLVEGVRRVVAREVKLHFHRIVAT, from the coding sequence ATGGAGATCGTTGTTACGGCAGTTGGCCCGGATCACGCCGGTTTGGCAGACCCCATTATTCACGAAGCGACGGCGCAGGGGGCGAGCATCGCCGAGATTCAAATGTACGATCACGATGAAGCGGCCGTTTTCGCGATGATGTGCCGGCTCAAGATCGATGCTTCCCGCTGGGACAGTATTCGCAGCAAGATGCTCGACATCGGCGCTGAAAAGGAGCTGTCAGTTCGAGTCTGGACTCCCACGCCGCCCAATCGAAAGGCTCGACTGGCGATCTGCACTACCTATCAAGAGTCGACGCCACGCGCGATGCTCCAAGCCATCGCCGATGGGGTGATTGATGCTGAGGCGACGGTCATGTTGGGGAATCGTCAGAAATGCGCCAAACTGGCGGAGGAATTTGGTGTCCCTTGGCACAATATCGGCCAGGCAGATGGGGCCGCCAATGAAGCCGCGTTTGTCGAGTTGCTGGACGAGTACGCGGTGGACTACGTGATTCTAGCCCGTTACATGCGGGTCTTGCCGCCCGACACTTGTTGGAAATTCGCTGGCGGACGGATTATCAATCTGCATCATGGACTCCTGCCTAGCTTTCCTGGATTCCGGCCCTATCACGATGCCTACGCCGCCCGCATGTTGACCTTTGGAGCCACCTGCCACTTCATCGTGCCTGAGTTGGATGCGGGAAATCAAACGATCAATCAATCGACTTTTTCCGTACCACCCGGTACAAAGCTCGACGCGATTATCCAGCAAGGTCAAGAGGTCAATGAGCCCCGTTGTTTGGTTGAGGGAGTGCGCCGCGTGGTTGCTCGCGAAGTCAAACTACATTTTCATCGGATTGTTGCAACCTGA
- a CDS encoding thioredoxin family protein — MKNWIANTLWLAIAFACGTAFAADTIRWSPDLPSARQAAEKYKVPLVIHFYGDNCLPCRTLEERVFTRPELIETLNKYFICVRINASVDRESAAKFGVHSWPTDVFVSGDGEVLYQGVCKQDLNGYLGVLQSVAEMNRDRNTMLVARQQSNAPVTESQLAAQQSPAFQSSTAPLGANRMGPNGSASPTTPGFYNAPQQQMSQQLQAGLSPNSGVTAGPINVANQVPAITGSQSMANHMAQTSPAPTLGQPGHSLAPSTQPGGSHIRTGPANSQQLVTQFQGMPNQSPNAQTAPNRASQFGVHANAADSQMVSNPYYPQPAAAPAAQASVPQMGSQQLPAQTVAFQPRRQAQAASEPRTPNTPNTPNTPNTPPAFEGYCPVEAKSNGNWIAGKAELAVKHRGQVYWLSSEAARAQFLQAPDNSSPVLSGFDPMIFLSEGKLVPGSIQFNLHEQVSDELFLFTSEQSKQAYHANFENNTRALKTVMAKAEGK, encoded by the coding sequence GTGAAAAACTGGATTGCCAACACTCTTTGGCTGGCCATTGCCTTCGCATGTGGGACTGCCTTTGCCGCCGATACAATTCGCTGGTCGCCCGATCTCCCTTCAGCTCGCCAAGCTGCTGAAAAATATAAGGTCCCCCTAGTCATCCACTTTTACGGCGACAACTGCCTCCCCTGCCGGACACTCGAAGAACGCGTTTTCACCCGTCCCGAGTTGATCGAAACGCTCAATAAGTATTTCATCTGTGTCCGCATCAATGCCTCGGTCGATCGCGAGTCCGCAGCCAAGTTCGGCGTCCACAGCTGGCCAACCGATGTGTTCGTCAGCGGCGATGGTGAAGTCCTGTACCAAGGCGTCTGCAAGCAGGATCTCAACGGCTACCTAGGCGTCCTTCAAAGCGTCGCCGAAATGAACCGCGATCGCAATACGATGCTGGTCGCGCGTCAGCAATCCAATGCGCCCGTGACCGAATCCCAGTTGGCTGCACAGCAATCGCCGGCATTCCAATCCTCCACCGCACCACTGGGTGCCAATCGCATGGGCCCCAATGGATCGGCGAGTCCGACCACTCCAGGGTTCTACAACGCGCCCCAGCAGCAAATGTCACAGCAATTGCAGGCGGGTTTGAGTCCCAACAGCGGAGTCACGGCCGGCCCGATCAACGTCGCCAATCAGGTGCCAGCCATCACCGGCTCGCAGTCCATGGCTAATCACATGGCGCAGACTTCGCCTGCGCCAACACTCGGGCAGCCGGGGCACTCGCTCGCTCCGTCAACGCAACCAGGCGGAAGCCACATTCGAACGGGGCCTGCGAACTCCCAGCAATTGGTGACTCAATTCCAAGGCATGCCGAACCAGTCTCCCAACGCGCAGACCGCACCGAACCGCGCCTCACAATTCGGCGTTCACGCCAACGCCGCTGATTCGCAAATGGTGAGCAATCCCTACTACCCACAACCTGCAGCCGCACCAGCTGCGCAGGCAAGCGTCCCGCAAATGGGAAGCCAACAACTACCGGCTCAAACGGTAGCGTTCCAACCGCGTCGGCAAGCGCAGGCCGCCAGCGAGCCGCGCACACCAAACACACCAAACACACCAAACACACCAAACACACCACCAGCCTTCGAGGGCTATTGCCCGGTGGAAGCCAAGAGCAATGGCAATTGGATTGCCGGAAAAGCAGAACTCGCTGTTAAGCATCGTGGCCAAGTCTACTGGCTAAGCAGCGAGGCAGCTCGCGCCCAATTCCTGCAAGCACCCGACAACTCCAGTCCCGTCCTCTCCGGCTTCGACCCGATGATCTTTCTGAGCGAGGGGAAATTGGTGCCAGGCAGCATTCAATTCAATCTTCACGAGCAGGTCAGCGACGAACTGTTCCTCTTCACCTCAGAGCAATCGAAGCAGGCCTATCACGCCAATTTCGAAAACAATACCCGCGCCCTCAAAACGGTAATGGCCAAAGCCGAGGGGAAATAG
- a CDS encoding efflux RND transporter permease subunit: MKDGFYSKKSAFGLPNALILLMLIFFFVPFGARGARMALQKTENNVKDWLPSDFRETEELAWFAKRFVSEQFVVATWEGCQEGDQRLKLFESKLRNEQALSEETDRDSDLFRARQIGHDYALFLGNNVAQDWGGKNEKWLIDENGKSYFITPNGRLYRWDGSANIVGATWRSLARAIGSFSLEGQFVAAFGNPGTDEEPNPFWADPRLLTAPLFKTIETGPQVVEQLAGKDGSLYTASQPVAGQRDAISRLTGTLFGPVVPTGFGWKSEDIVNVLSEKKLAELPEGWESVWNLVVQYEVDEKYDGDLEAFRAADPVNQETVWYQFFDTVGVSEPPRQTCVVLTLTDPARRNLAHVVGRGMLGKPRGRLFEIGEECGISAPLEPSTAPPPFSWIAANQPVVEPAMHIGGPPVDNVAIDEEGTITLVRLIGYSLALGLGLSYLLLRSMRLMMMVFFVGGVSAMASLSLVWWCNASIDAILLTMPSLVYVLGMAGAIHIVNYYRDAVAEHGEEGAPERAIAHAVMPCSLAAVTTAIGLLSLCSSNILPIRKFGIFSAMGVIATLVLLYLYLPSALTIFPPKKPRSDSAASGTNKAILRFWEGMGGFILRNHWWVNAACITAFILIGAGLFRIKTSVQLLKLFDSQSQIIKDYGWLEENFGRLVPMELVVRFPESLQRQAEADSSFTNEDRKLARAQLSLLERAEAVARIQTVLQNQFGYEGEDIVGRGMSATTFLPTMPDPSKGFSANRTAVDRMLQKSRDKLLESDYLDIEDTEGAEGTELWRISLRLGALNDVDYGQFVSSLRSVVEPVVASYRCRHSVIESITDHRTQSDDRLVGQVLVLGGAAPTANIEALTDLAHSGHSELDIRRQIFAASLKACLTNETIGSLRWHDPDAATAEPRSQEWWAERLAKFDCIVLMKSHPTYDLDFIKQYVPNVVDAESMLAAINPATLYSQQPISKPVALTTYDGEMDVVYTGVVPVVYKAQRTLLISLIESVTWAFVLIAFVMACLLSPARTIYQAFKPVNLLQAIGAGAVSMIPNVFPVVVVFGIMGHQGTLVDIGSMMTASVAMGVAVDDTIHFLTWFRDGLRKGLDRRDALFVAYKHVAPAMTQTTIIGGLGLSVFALSTFTPTQRFGTLMLSLLGAALVGDLIFLPALLASPLGRIFTVRPDKKAKTNKSDPTDSTTPSSESTPSSAVAQQSEVLGGNNPLSRHGVHPPHMLRRDPSQVRRRI, from the coding sequence ATGAAAGACGGTTTCTATTCGAAGAAATCTGCATTCGGTTTGCCCAATGCCCTCATTCTTCTAATGTTGATCTTCTTCTTCGTGCCGTTCGGTGCGCGTGGCGCCCGCATGGCGCTGCAGAAGACCGAGAACAATGTTAAAGACTGGCTCCCGTCGGATTTTCGGGAGACGGAAGAACTCGCCTGGTTTGCGAAGCGATTTGTGAGCGAGCAGTTCGTCGTCGCCACCTGGGAAGGTTGCCAGGAGGGCGATCAGCGATTGAAGTTGTTTGAGAGCAAGCTGCGGAACGAGCAAGCCCTCAGCGAGGAGACGGATCGCGACAGCGATCTATTTCGCGCTCGTCAAATCGGCCACGATTACGCGCTCTTCCTGGGCAACAATGTTGCTCAGGATTGGGGCGGGAAGAATGAAAAGTGGTTGATCGATGAGAATGGGAAATCCTACTTCATCACTCCCAATGGTCGCCTCTACCGTTGGGATGGTAGTGCCAATATCGTCGGTGCGACATGGCGTTCCTTAGCGCGAGCCATCGGTAGTTTTAGTCTCGAAGGGCAATTCGTTGCCGCCTTTGGAAATCCTGGTACCGACGAGGAGCCCAACCCGTTTTGGGCCGATCCACGCCTGCTCACCGCGCCTCTGTTCAAGACGATTGAAACAGGTCCGCAAGTCGTCGAGCAATTGGCCGGTAAGGACGGCTCGCTTTATACCGCGTCTCAACCAGTCGCGGGGCAGCGCGATGCAATCTCACGCCTTACGGGCACTCTGTTTGGGCCTGTGGTGCCGACCGGCTTCGGTTGGAAAAGCGAAGACATTGTTAATGTACTCAGCGAAAAGAAACTGGCCGAACTGCCCGAGGGATGGGAATCGGTTTGGAATTTGGTCGTTCAGTACGAAGTGGATGAAAAATACGACGGCGATTTAGAGGCCTTCCGCGCCGCCGATCCCGTGAATCAAGAAACGGTGTGGTATCAGTTTTTCGACACCGTCGGCGTGAGCGAACCACCCCGCCAGACCTGTGTGGTGCTAACACTTACCGACCCTGCTCGTCGCAATTTGGCGCACGTAGTGGGACGCGGGATGCTTGGTAAACCGCGTGGACGTCTGTTCGAAATCGGCGAAGAGTGTGGTATATCGGCTCCGCTCGAACCCTCGACGGCTCCTCCGCCCTTTTCTTGGATTGCTGCCAATCAGCCCGTCGTAGAGCCTGCCATGCACATTGGCGGACCTCCTGTCGATAATGTGGCGATCGATGAAGAGGGAACCATCACTCTGGTGCGCCTCATCGGTTACTCGCTCGCACTCGGACTGGGATTGTCCTATCTGCTATTGCGGTCGATGCGACTGATGATGATGGTCTTCTTTGTCGGTGGCGTGAGCGCCATGGCCAGCCTGAGTTTGGTGTGGTGGTGCAACGCGTCGATCGATGCAATTTTGCTGACGATGCCATCCTTGGTGTACGTGTTGGGAATGGCTGGTGCCATCCACATTGTCAACTACTACCGCGACGCGGTAGCGGAACATGGTGAGGAGGGCGCGCCTGAGCGCGCAATTGCGCATGCGGTGATGCCTTGTTCGTTGGCCGCGGTGACGACGGCCATCGGTCTGCTCTCACTCTGCTCAAGCAACATCCTGCCTATTCGCAAGTTTGGGATCTTCTCGGCGATGGGGGTGATTGCGACCCTCGTCCTGCTGTATTTGTATCTCCCCTCTGCCCTGACGATCTTCCCTCCCAAGAAGCCTCGCAGTGATTCCGCCGCCAGTGGCACGAACAAGGCAATCCTACGTTTCTGGGAAGGCATGGGAGGATTCATCCTCCGCAATCACTGGTGGGTTAATGCTGCGTGCATCACTGCCTTTATCTTGATCGGGGCGGGCCTGTTCCGCATCAAGACCAGCGTACAGCTGCTCAAGTTGTTCGATTCCCAATCCCAAATCATTAAGGACTACGGTTGGCTGGAGGAGAACTTCGGTCGGCTGGTCCCCATGGAATTGGTGGTTCGGTTTCCCGAGTCCCTGCAGCGGCAGGCGGAAGCCGACAGCTCGTTCACGAACGAGGACCGCAAGTTGGCTCGCGCTCAGCTGAGTCTGCTCGAGCGGGCCGAAGCGGTAGCTCGTATCCAAACCGTTCTGCAGAATCAATTTGGCTACGAGGGAGAGGACATTGTTGGTCGCGGTATGTCGGCGACGACTTTCTTGCCCACCATGCCCGACCCCTCCAAGGGGTTTTCAGCCAATCGTACTGCCGTGGATCGCATGTTGCAGAAATCACGCGACAAGCTGTTGGAGTCCGATTACCTAGATATTGAAGACACCGAGGGTGCCGAAGGTACGGAGTTGTGGCGGATTAGCTTGCGGTTGGGGGCTTTGAACGACGTGGACTATGGACAATTTGTGTCCTCGCTACGATCCGTCGTTGAACCGGTGGTTGCCAGTTATCGCTGTCGGCATTCGGTGATCGAGTCCATTACCGATCATCGCACCCAGAGTGACGACCGGCTTGTTGGACAAGTTTTGGTGTTGGGAGGCGCTGCGCCGACCGCAAACATTGAAGCGTTAACCGATTTGGCGCACTCGGGGCATTCGGAACTCGATATTCGACGGCAGATCTTTGCGGCCTCACTGAAAGCCTGCTTGACGAACGAAACCATTGGATCTCTACGCTGGCATGATCCGGATGCGGCAACAGCCGAGCCTCGCAGCCAAGAGTGGTGGGCCGAGCGGCTCGCCAAGTTCGATTGCATTGTGTTGATGAAATCGCATCCAACCTACGATCTTGACTTCATCAAACAATACGTTCCCAATGTGGTGGACGCAGAATCGATGTTGGCCGCGATCAATCCCGCTACGCTTTACTCACAACAGCCGATTAGCAAGCCCGTGGCACTCACCACGTACGATGGAGAGATGGACGTGGTGTATACCGGAGTCGTGCCCGTCGTCTACAAGGCTCAGCGCACTCTTTTGATCAGCTTGATTGAAAGTGTGACCTGGGCATTCGTGCTGATCGCCTTTGTCATGGCTTGTCTGCTCTCGCCTGCCCGCACGATCTACCAAGCCTTCAAGCCAGTCAACTTGTTGCAAGCGATTGGGGCTGGTGCCGTTTCCATGATCCCCAATGTATTCCCCGTGGTGGTGGTATTTGGCATCATGGGACATCAAGGCACGCTCGTGGACATCGGATCGATGATGACCGCCAGCGTCGCGATGGGGGTGGCTGTAGACGATACGATTCACTTTCTGACTTGGTTCCGCGATGGACTTAGAAAGGGGCTAGATCGTAGAGACGCCCTGTTTGTGGCTTATAAGCATGTCGCGCCAGCTATGACGCAAACAACCATCATTGGTGGTTTGGGATTGAGTGTCTTTGCTCTGAGTACTTTCACACCGACCCAGCGGTTCGGCACACTGATGCTCTCCTTGTTGGGGGCTGCCCTCGTGGGTGACTTGATCTTCTTGCCAGCCCTGCTGGCAAGTCCGTTGGGACGAATTTTCACGGTGCGTCCCGACAAGAAGGCCAAGACCAACAAGAGCGATCCGACCGACAGCACTACGCCAAGTTCAGAATCGACTCCGTCTTCGGCAGTCGCTCAGCAGTCTGAAGTACTGGGTGGAAACAACCCGCTCTCTCGACATGGAGTTCATCCGCCGCATATGTTGCGGCGAGATCCCTCTCAGGTAAGACGCCGCATCTAG
- a CDS encoding DUF721 domain-containing protein → MDNHDDGPLTPEQEAWTLAQIKQRRSRLEAKPIGSVVRRLMTKSGYGQTQATSEMQKHWAAAVGPVLAERSRPGNLSRGVLLVYVSDSGTMQELYFCKRKIIASLQTAMPSIQLKDIRTRVTS, encoded by the coding sequence ATGGATAACCACGATGATGGGCCGTTGACGCCCGAGCAGGAAGCTTGGACACTGGCGCAGATCAAGCAGCGGCGAAGCCGGCTGGAGGCCAAGCCGATCGGTTCGGTGGTACGACGCTTGATGACTAAATCTGGCTATGGTCAAACCCAGGCCACTTCGGAGATGCAGAAGCATTGGGCCGCCGCTGTTGGACCGGTGTTAGCCGAGCGATCGCGACCGGGCAATCTTTCACGTGGTGTGTTGCTGGTGTATGTCAGCGACAGTGGGACGATGCAAGAGTTGTACTTCTGCAAGCGAAAGATCATCGCCTCGCTTCAAACCGCAATGCCTAGTATTCAACTCAAAGATATTCGCACTCGCGTTACCAGCTGA
- a CDS encoding YkgJ family cysteine cluster protein encodes MITERMSRERLPTGQSLCEYCTAKCCRYFALPIDTPDCAKDFDFMRWFLLHDRASVFVEDESWYLLVHTTCKHLQDDHRCGIYDTRPEICREYTTDNCEYDEDSTYEKYFETAEQVAEYMEATVLQGELPSLRSSEPSLLPILSV; translated from the coding sequence ATGATTACCGAACGCATGTCGCGGGAACGACTTCCCACCGGCCAAAGCTTGTGCGAGTATTGCACCGCCAAGTGCTGCCGCTATTTTGCATTGCCCATCGATACACCCGATTGCGCCAAGGACTTCGATTTCATGCGGTGGTTTCTCCTGCATGACCGCGCCAGTGTGTTCGTCGAGGACGAAAGTTGGTATTTGCTAGTCCACACAACGTGCAAACACCTGCAAGACGACCATCGCTGCGGGATCTACGACACGCGCCCCGAAATCTGCCGCGAATACACCACGGACAATTGTGAGTACGACGAGGACTCCACGTACGAAAAGTACTTCGAAACTGCCGAGCAAGTCGCTGAATACATGGAAGCGACCGTTTTGCAAGGAGAATTGCCCAGTCTGCGATCCAGCGAGCCCTCACTGTTACCCATCCTTTCCGTCTAG
- the hisS gene encoding histidine--tRNA ligase, with the protein MSRRIQPRTLKGFRDFLPETMMPREQIMETARRVYRRYGFSPIDTPVLEYLEILTGKGSEETDRQMYRFQDHGGREVGMRFDLTVPLARFAAQHIHTLGTPFKRYHIAPVWRGESPQAGRFREFVQCDFDTIGTESVVADIETALVIHELLLEIGIANFKIKINNRQVLSGLLQKLELSDKTVPVLRSLDKLDKIGRDAVCTEMQAVAEISAEQANQVLKLAEVQGSTAQILTSIEELVRGNETGELGIERLRQITQALEHSGVPSERYQLDVAVARGLDYYTGVIFETMLGDLPSIGSICSGGRYDNLADLYTKQHLPGIGASLGLDRLLAAMETLKMIQPVRTPAPVLIAYFDKERLNDYLLLAKLIRSAGIGVELFPDPKKLAAQLKYADSRGFQVAIIAGSRELDAGLVQVKDLANKTSQEIAWRESPEDLLTALRDLTGIRAVT; encoded by the coding sequence GTGAGCCGACGCATTCAACCCCGCACCCTTAAGGGCTTCCGCGACTTCCTGCCAGAGACCATGATGCCACGTGAGCAAATCATGGAGACCGCACGCCGCGTCTACCGGCGGTACGGCTTCAGTCCTATCGATACGCCGGTGCTCGAGTACTTGGAGATCCTAACCGGCAAGGGGAGCGAAGAAACCGACCGCCAGATGTACCGCTTCCAAGATCACGGAGGCCGGGAGGTGGGAATGCGTTTTGATCTGACCGTGCCCCTTGCCCGCTTTGCAGCGCAACACATCCACACCTTGGGCACGCCCTTCAAACGCTACCACATCGCCCCCGTATGGCGTGGCGAAAGCCCACAAGCAGGGCGTTTTCGCGAGTTTGTCCAGTGCGATTTCGACACCATTGGGACGGAATCGGTCGTCGCCGACATCGAAACGGCGCTCGTCATTCACGAGCTGCTGCTGGAGATAGGCATTGCGAACTTTAAGATTAAGATCAACAACCGCCAAGTTTTGAGTGGACTCCTGCAGAAGCTAGAACTCTCGGACAAGACCGTGCCGGTGCTGCGATCGTTGGACAAGCTCGACAAAATTGGCCGCGATGCAGTATGCACTGAAATGCAAGCCGTCGCTGAAATCTCCGCCGAACAAGCCAACCAAGTGCTCAAGCTCGCCGAAGTTCAGGGCAGCACCGCGCAGATTCTGACGTCCATCGAAGAATTGGTCCGAGGCAACGAGACCGGAGAACTCGGTATCGAACGACTGCGACAGATCACACAAGCCTTAGAGCACTCGGGGGTCCCTAGCGAGCGTTACCAACTCGACGTCGCAGTAGCACGTGGACTCGATTACTACACCGGCGTGATCTTCGAAACCATGCTGGGAGACCTGCCCAGCATTGGCAGCATCTGCTCTGGCGGACGCTACGACAATTTGGCGGACTTGTATACCAAACAACACTTGCCTGGTATCGGAGCATCGCTGGGCCTGGATCGGCTGTTGGCCGCCATGGAAACCCTCAAGATGATCCAGCCGGTCCGCACGCCAGCTCCCGTGCTGATTGCGTACTTCGACAAAGAACGCCTCAATGACTACCTGTTGCTCGCCAAGCTCATTCGCTCGGCCGGAATAGGCGTCGAGCTCTTCCCGGACCCCAAGAAATTGGCAGCACAGCTCAAGTACGCCGATTCGCGAGGCTTCCAAGTTGCCATCATCGCCGGCAGCCGCGAGTTGGATGCGGGGCTTGTCCAGGTTAAAGACTTAGCCAACAAGACCAGCCAAGAAATTGCATGGCGTGAATCCCCCGAAGACCTCCTCACCGCACTGCGTGACCTGACCGGCATCCGGGCCGTTACTTGA
- the rho gene encoding transcription termination factor Rho, translating into MPKKKRFRPRSSGGSSGYNGGSSGQSSNSQGGGPRGGGQGGGGGGQGGQGGGGRRPSSSRRRRNTGNNNSNESYPEPQVDENGDIPLLEFVGLLEMHPNGYGFLRNSDSNYSRERSDPFVPGTMIEKFGLRQGVMVKAMMQQARRQQGPRVREILDVDGMKPEEYINVRNFDDDKALTPINPDQWLQLETGPEPLTNRIIDLLAPMGKGQRALIVAPPRSGKTIMLQHISRGIAENHPDVTLIVLLIDERPEEVTDMRRSVTNGEVIASSLDMDVDSHVRISQLVIDRCKRLAEMGKDVFLLMDSITRLARAFNKWVGNAGPTMSGGVNIKAMDIPKKLFATARAFAEGGSLTVIGTALVDTGSRMDDLIFQEFKGTGNMELVLDRRLADRRVWPAIDITQSGTRREELLHDEVTLNAVTMLRRTLNTMHPVEAMEQLTKQLGRFKSNREFIQLITASKVLD; encoded by the coding sequence ATGCCCAAGAAAAAGAGGTTTCGCCCACGCTCCTCTGGTGGTTCGTCAGGCTATAACGGCGGATCATCCGGTCAGTCATCGAACTCCCAAGGAGGCGGCCCACGCGGCGGCGGTCAAGGCGGTGGTGGTGGCGGACAAGGTGGCCAAGGCGGTGGCGGCAGACGCCCATCTTCATCCCGCCGTCGTCGAAATACCGGTAATAACAATAGCAACGAGTCTTATCCGGAGCCTCAGGTCGACGAAAACGGCGACATTCCATTGCTGGAATTTGTCGGTCTGTTGGAGATGCATCCCAATGGCTACGGCTTTCTGCGGAACTCCGACAGCAACTATTCACGCGAGCGCTCCGACCCATTCGTGCCGGGGACAATGATTGAGAAGTTCGGTTTGCGGCAAGGCGTGATGGTCAAGGCCATGATGCAGCAGGCCCGCCGACAACAGGGGCCGCGGGTTCGAGAAATCCTCGATGTCGATGGAATGAAGCCCGAAGAATACATCAATGTCAGAAACTTTGATGATGACAAGGCGCTGACGCCTATCAATCCCGACCAGTGGTTGCAGTTAGAAACTGGCCCAGAGCCGCTTACCAATCGAATCATCGATTTGCTGGCACCGATGGGCAAGGGACAGCGTGCGCTGATCGTGGCTCCACCACGCAGCGGTAAAACCATCATGCTGCAGCATATCAGCCGAGGGATTGCTGAGAATCATCCCGATGTAACCCTCATCGTCCTGTTGATCGATGAACGGCCCGAAGAGGTCACCGACATGCGGCGGAGCGTTACCAATGGTGAGGTGATTGCCAGCAGTCTTGACATGGATGTCGACTCCCACGTTCGGATCAGCCAATTGGTTATTGATCGCTGCAAGCGGTTGGCAGAGATGGGCAAAGATGTCTTCCTACTGATGGACTCCATCACCCGCTTGGCCCGTGCTTTCAATAAGTGGGTTGGAAACGCTGGCCCGACCATGAGTGGCGGTGTGAATATCAAAGCAATGGATATTCCCAAAAAGCTGTTTGCCACCGCTCGGGCCTTTGCGGAAGGCGGATCGTTGACCGTGATTGGTACGGCTCTGGTCGATACCGGAAGCCGCATGGACGACTTGATTTTTCAAGAGTTCAAGGGCACGGGAAATATGGAGCTGGTGCTTGACCGTCGCTTAGCAGATCGTCGCGTTTGGCCAGCTATTGATATCACGCAGTCTGGTACGCGTCGCGAAGAACTGTTGCACGACGAAGTGACATTGAATGCGGTGACCATGCTAAGGCGGACGCTCAACACAATGCATCCGGTTGAAGCTATGGAACAGCTGACCAAACAGCTAGGGCGTTTCAAGTCGAATCGCGAATTTATTCAGTTGATCACTGCTTCCAAAGTCTTGGACTGA